DNA from Cherax quadricarinatus isolate ZL_2023a chromosome 84, ASM3850222v1, whole genome shotgun sequence:
gatcttacctagaccccccttgaccCGTttacctcccttcatccctccttgCGCCGCCATTGCTCTGCAAATTACTAAggcctatacctggagtatgctgcaTAGTTGTGGTGTATATAACACTTTGTAGGTCTACAATTAGTTATTTTGATATAAACTTATAGAATTAGGTGGTGTTAGGTAGGATAGGTAAGGTATAAAACtggagaatctgctatatgcattatgaatgcatatagcaggggagagtaatctcccctgaaggcatagattacgtagaactgttagcctgggaacccaccaacgaccttcagtagctgtctgCAATCTGTTATTGCACGTGGTTTCCGTGGGGATTTTGGTGGGTTTCGGgcttgggtagtggttgtggtgggtgttctacgtttTTTATGCCTTTGGCCAAACTGTGCAAAGCTAAATATTGATTCATTGAGTTTACACAATTTCATCATTTTGGAAAATTTAAGCGGCGTTCAGGTCCCTATGAATATACAAGTATTATCGTTCAGAATTGCAGTTGGTTTGATAGTTTGTAAGTAGTGAAGTGTAACACTTCTGGCAGCAGATGTTAGTAATGAAAATAATGAAAACCTCTGAAGTTGTTagttggtagaaaggattcacTAACATCTGATGCCAGTGAGTATAGTGGGGGGGAGGGTGATTTAGATTGGTATTAGTGAAAATAGGATTAACCCTGCTAAGTTAGAAACCCAGAAAAATAgaggtagtgggggggggggggcttgaaTGCAGTGGTCCTCAGGTTGTACCTAGGATGCCAGCCATAAATGGCAGGTAAGGTGGGTTATGAATTTAGGCTAGCATAGTAGTGTGTTTGGAGACTGGTATACGGCAGGCCTCCAACTGGTTAGATAACccatagtgttggttgttagtctaGTGTGCTATGAGGGACGTGGCAGTGGCGGGGAAATACAATGTCAAATGAAGGTAGTTAACATGTTAAATTAGTATGTCCTTCAAGGGGGTGTCTTTATACTAGAAGGTATCTTGATGCAACTGCGTGTaagtaccctccccttccttggatcaacccAGATTGCCTAACATTCCCCAAGCTGTGTATAGCCCCTACGGATAATATATCTAGTTATGGGAAATTTTATTTGGGTAAATTTACATACGTGCATAAGTCTgaatgaggggggaggggtggaagcGGTAAactctcggggggggggggacaggtcGATGCAagtcaatcaggtttgattcaggaGGAGATTTGTCATCAAGTCTGTGTAACATGcacttgtctttttttttttttttgcagttaaATATAGGCGTCTAAGGGATATTGGGAGTAGGTTTGGCTAGGTTGTAATGTTACTGAGTTTACCCTCCAACTTGTTTATGCCCCCAGAGTCTTCCTGACAACACAATGATCACCTGTGTTAGACTCGCATGcacgttaaagtgttgaagattaGTGTTACTACTGTCCCGTACAAACAAGGTAATGAAATTCAATAATGTATCATACCTCAAACTACTAATAATGGCAGTATTGAGGCTCCGCctcattactattattagtagGATTGGGGtaggtatatattttttttttccccgagCTTAAAGCTCCCAAATTGTGTGAATGTTGTCCTGCTGACAAATACAGCAGTTGAGGCTTGTCTCTATTATTTCCTTTTTCTATCTTTTTGTGTTCCTTGAACACCTTTGTGTGTTTTCCTTTAACATTGCTGTGATAAAgacaaaattaataaataaattaattaatCTTTAGTGAATCTTGTAGGTTGAAGATACTCCCCGCGTTGTGGgtagctgctgtgtggtgaagtctgcgttgtgggcagctgctgtgtggtgaagtctgcgttgtgggcagctgctgtgtggtgaagtctgcgttgtgggcagctgctgtgtggtgaagtctgcgttgtgggcagctgctgtgtggtgaagtctgcgttgtgggcagctgctgtgtggtgaagtctgcgttgtgggcagctgctgtgtggtgaagtctgcgttgtgggcagctgctgtgtggtgaagtctgcgttgtgggcagctgctgtgtggtgaagtctgcgttgtgggcagctgctgtgtggcgaagtctgcgttgtgggcagctgctgtgtggcgaagtctgcgttgtgggcagctgctgtgtggcgaagtctgcgttgtgggcagctgctgtgtggcgaagtctgcgttgtgggcagctgctgtgtggcgaagtctgcgttgtgggcagctgctgtgtggcgaagtccgcgttgtgggcagctgctgtgtggcgaagtccgcgttgtgggcagctgctgtgtggcgaagtccgcgttgtgggcagctgctgtgtggcgaagtccgcgttgtgggcagctgctgtgtggtgaagtccgcgttgtgggcagctgctgtgtggtgaagtctgcgttgtgggcagctgctgtgtggtgaagtctgcgttgtgggcagctgctgtgtggtgaagtccgtgttgtgggcagctgctgtgtggtgaagtccgtgttgtgggcagctgcaagTCTTCAGAGAtgtcatcaccagcagcaacacgccAAAACAATGTCTGCAAAGATAAAAGTATGGACATTACTAGATTATTCATAACTGTCGTAAGCAATAGTTTGAAGTCTATGTATTTAGAATGCTTCCTTCAATATTTTGTACAAAGAAAAATTGCTAAAATATTTTCAAAGCTGATCTATCAAAAATTACCATGAAATTCGAATCCAAGTTTTTTTCAAATTACCAGAGGTTGATGGAACtggaggtgttgatggtgtggtggatggCAGAAGAATGACTAGTGGCGCCACTATTCTTAACCTCCATGGCTAAATGGCGCCATTgacctggaggaggagggggtgacGTCAGTGGTTGTTTGTGGGGAGGGGGAAAGTCGTTAGAGGAAGTGTTGGGGGATTGGCTGCTGGTGGAGGGGTTTGGGGGTGAGTAGCTAGTTGTTACTAGTGGGAGGGTtgtcacttggtaattactaAGGGACTAACACAGATGTTAGTGTTAACGTGGCTTGAACCTTGATATTTGAAACTCCCTGGACACTAGCCCAAAGATACTCGTTTGCCACATATTCGTAATTCTAATGAAAAGTGTCAATGGACTCGTGTTGAAAACCGTCTCTTTGATGTTGGGTTTACGTATTTCACatctcttgtgggtttagtgctttagtTTTGATCAGGGCCTGACTTAGACCTTAGGGGGGGCCCTCAACGTAGAAattaaatttaattaaaaatGAGAAATGAACTAAAATGAACGATAAACAGCAGTTTTCGAAAAAAAAGTTAGGTTTCGAAGAAGTCTTAATTTTTTTTCTCCATTTTATTGACTTTAAGGATAATTGATTATAATTTTCAGTTTGCAATACATTCTTTCTACACTAATGATTACCGACGTGTATTTATTTCTATCTTTGGCGTCACACTTTCGGTATCTATCTATATGGTGGTAGTTGACCAAAAGGACACATGGTTTTCCCTGACAGGAAACTACATGGCTGGGTCTGAATCAcatagtggtgcttcactgtccatGTCTGCACAAGTATCTGTAGAATGTGGCTGTGGTGATTCATCACCTTTATTGTCTTGATTTGCTATGTTCTTTTTATTTTCTGTAGATGTACTTGGGAATGTGGGCAGGTCCTCATAAGAAACATcatctggtagtggtactgggtCTTCATTAGTAGCTTCTGTTTTCCATTACAGAAGCAGAGAAAAATTCtgtaaggtattttgttgttaggtaagacacatatgcaacagttagacaactttattccgaaacgtttcgcctacacagtaggcttcttcagtcgaatacagaaagtaggcaggaacagtagagatgtgaagacgattcctgcctactttctgtattcgactgaagaagcctactgtgtaggcgaaacgtttcggaataaagttgtctaactgttgcatatgtgtcttacctaacaacctgtcggtattgtataccattttgatgttcatcaaggTATTTTGTCTATCAAGACCGCAGCATTTCTTTCGCTTGAttctttggattttttttttctgagctCCTGACGTCGTCGTCTTCATTTTAGTTCATTTCGTATTtgtaattcaatttaatttccatgTTGAGGGCCCCCCAAACCAGAAGTGCCCCTGGCCCCCCAAGGTCTAAATCCGTCCCTGCTCCCCCAAGGTCTAAATCCGTCCCtgctccttccgacagtatataagtctccatactgtctatcttcatattgtttcagactatggaacagtactccagactgagggactgacaacctcaaatctacgacttcaagggtgatggactgattacatcgtcttcacatctctactgctcctgcctactttctgtcctcgactgaagaagcctactgtgtaggcgaaacgtttcggaataaagctgcctaactgttgcctgtgtgtgttacctaccaacctgtcggggAAGATGAGGTGACCTTCCCTTGAAGATTACAAGGGGAGAAATGACCTTCCCCTGAAGAGTACGACAAGGGGAGAAGTGACCTTCCCCTGAAGAGTAAAGGAGTGGAAGTGACCTTCCCCTGAAGAGTACAAGGGGAGAGGAAGTGACCTTCCCCTGAAGAGTACAAGGAGAGAGCGACCTTCCCCTGAAGAGTACGACAAGGGGAGAAGTGACCTTCCCCTGAAGAGTAAAGGAGTGGAAGTGACCTTCCCCTGAAGAGTACAAGGGTAGAGTAAGTGACCTTCCCCTGAAGAGTACAAGGGGAGAGGAAGTGACCTTCCCCTGCAGAGTACGACAAGGGAGACAGAAAGTAagtgtacaacaacagtcagcAGCAGAAGTATGAAGGCCGGGGAGCTGCTCCTTCCTTCTCTTTTCCTCAGAAAAAAAGTCATCAGTAGAAAGTGGCTGAGTCAGTCGTCACCAGTCAGTAAGTGAGCTTATTTAGGCACGATTTTCAGTTTTTGATTATGAGTGAGCTTAGGTAATGACGTGTGGCAAATTACCTTGGATAAGAGGGGGAAAGGGAGGTGTTAGTGAGTTTATTAACATTATGGGTAGTTGTGTGTCAGTCTTAACTAGTTAGTTCTGTGTCAGTCGTAACCAGTTAGTTGTGTGTCAGTCGTAACTAGTTAGTTGTGTGTCAGTCGTAACTAGTTGTGCGTCAGTCGTAACCAGTTAGTTGTGTGTCAGTCGTAACCAGTTAGTTGTGCGTCAGTCGTAACCAGTTAGTTGTGTGTCAGTCGTAACCAGTTAGTTGTGTGTCAGTCGTAACCAGTTAGTTGTGTGTCAGTCGTAACCAGTTAGTTGTGTGTCAGTCGTAACCAGTTAGTTGTGCGTCAGTCGTAACCAGTTAGTTGTGTGTCAGTCGTAACCAGTTAGTTGTGCGTCAGTCGTAACCAGTTAGTTGTGTGTCAGTCGTAACCAGTTAGTTGTGCGTCAGTCGTAACCAGTTAGTTGTGCGTCAGTCGTAACCAGTTAGTTGTGCGTCAGTTGTAACCAGTTAGTTGTGCGTCAGTCGTAACCAGTTAGTTGTGTCAGTCGTAACCAGTTAGTTGTGTCAGTCGTAACCAGTTAGTTGTGTCAGTCGTAACCAGTTAGTTGTGCGTCAGTCGTAACCAGTTAGTTGTGTCAGTCGTAACCAGTTAGTTGTGTGTCAGTCGTAACCAGTTAGTTGTGTGTCAGTCGTAACCAGTTAGTTGTGTCAGTTGTAACCAGTTAGTTGTGTCAGTCGTAACCAGTTAGTTGTGTCAGTCGTAACCAGTTAGTTGTGCGTCAGTCGTAACCAGTTAGTTGTGCGTCAGTCGTAACCAGTTAGTTGTGCGTCAGTCGTAACCAGTTAGTTGTGCGTCAGTCGTAACCAGCAGTTGTGCATCAGTCGTAACCAGTAGTTGTCAGTCGTAACCAGTTAGTTGTGTGCCAGTCGTAACCAGTTAGTTGTGTGTCAGTCGTAACCAGTTAGTTGTGTCAGTCGTAACCAGTAGTGTCAGTCGTAACCAGTTAGTTGTGCGTCAGTCGTAACCAGTTAGTTGTGTCAGTCGTAACCAGTTAGTTGTGTGTCAGTCGTAACCAGTTAGTTGTGTGTCAGTCATAACCAGTTAGTTGTGTCAATCGTAACCAGTTAGTTGTGTCAGTCGTAACCAGTTAGTTGTGTCAGTCGTAACCAGTTAGTTGTGTGTCAGTCGTAACCAGTTAGTTGTGTGTCAGTCGTAACCAGTAGTTGTGCGTCAGTCGTAACCAGTTAGTTGTGCGTCAGTCGTAACCAGTTAGTTGTGCATCAGTCGTAACCAGTTAGTTGTGCGTCAGTCATAACCAGTTAGTTGTGCGTCAGTCGTAACCAGCAGTTGTGCGTCAGTCGTAACCAGCAGTTGTGCGTCAGTCGTAACCAGTAGTTGTCAGTCGTAACCAGTTAGTTGTGTGCCAGTCGTAACCAGTTAGTTGTGTGTCAGTCGTAACCAGTAGTTGTGTCAGTCGTAACCAGTTAGTTGTGTCAGTCGTAACCAGTAGTGTCAGTCGTAACCAGTTAGTTGTGTGTCAGTCGTAACCAGTTAGTTGTGCCACGAAACAACAGAGCCcaatctaacataacctaacctagattTTAATTAAGTTCAATACTAGGTTCTGTTTGGCTGAGTTAATGTTTTTGAGGCTTGAAGCTTTGGTAATGACATGTTGAATCTTTTCCTTGGTAGCTATGCTAGACTATCATCTAGAAGGGTGAAGTTAGATCACTTTACCAATGTTAGGTAAAGGGACACAGATGAGGCTAATGTAATTTTATTGTAGCAGTGTTTTGCTTCTTTGTTTCTTTCTATGTTAGGTTTGcgagggccactgacagcataagccataTTGAGCCTGGTTTCTTGATGGTACGAGGAAAAATTATTGCCCAGGGCTGAGCGATGaaagaaaaggaacaaaagttcctttgtaagTAGAGATAGAAGAGGGATGCCCACACTctcacctgagttcagtaaccagCTTCCCACCAAAGACCATTAAAGAATTTTCCGCAGAGCgaaaaaaatggagctggctaaagTAAACCGAtgaacaggtgcccctcctgtagagtgcctgGCGGGCAAAAGAGATGAGGACAAGTGTCCCAGAGAGAGTGGTggaaatttgtcactgatacacaggcaagagagagagacgtccacacccgacgaaggctggcgcagaagtcccaatgttttgctctccaggagctttgtcaagctggcttaataaagctcctggagagtgaaacgttgccacaataaaatgtcatgttAGTTACTTGTGTATCCTTTTATTTAGCATTTTCTTGGTAATTCTGCCATTATTATCAGTCTACGACTGGGGAGGAGAGGGGCTACATATATCTGTTATTTGGAGGGACTAGCCCAATAAGCCATTTGGGAGAGCCATGGATTCAAATAGAAAATGCTGTCAACATTTGTGGCCGAAGACTCGACATATTATCAGCAGATGTCAGAAATATTGTCAGAATGGAGGTAGAAGTTTTTAAGAATTTGGATGATTTCCTTCTGTAGGTGCTTAGTTAGTTGTCAGTCATAAACAGTTAGTTGCATCAGTCGTAACCACTAGTACAGATAGCTTGACTGATCAAGCAATCAACAGGGAAGTGTGGACTCAGGGTAGAGTTCAGGGGTGGAATGGCACTGGAAACTGGTCATGGATAAAGCATAGCCAGTTTGCCACTTGTGGAAGCTAATACAGTCTGTTTTTAGGGGTCTAGGCCAGTGTGCCTCTTGGGAGCTATGCCTGTTTGTCACTTGGGAAAACCAGACCTGTCTTCTTCTTAGAGGAACTTGACCTGTTTACCACTTGGGGTAGGGAGGACCAGACCTGTCTGCTATTTGAGGAAACTAAACCTGCTATGTGGGATCGGCTAGATCAGTCTGCCACTCGAGACTTGGTCAGTTTGCCTGCCTGGCTCTTAGTACCTAACTGGCTGATCACTTGAGGGAACCAAAATTGTCTGCCACTTGAGGGGAAACTAGACATGACTGCCATTTGAGGAAACTAGATGTCAGTCACACGAGGGAACTAGCCCTGTCTGCCATTTGAGTGTCGTGGGGGTTCGATGAAGGATTTTGGGTGATAAATGCACACTTGGATTATCTTGGATGCATATAATTAGG
Protein-coding regions in this window:
- the LOC138855194 gene encoding mucin-3A-like, with protein sequence MTSLKTCSCPQHGLHHTAAAHNTDFTTQQLPTTQTSPHSSCPQRRLHHTAAAHNADFTTQQLPTTRTSPHSSCPQRGLRHTAAAHNADFATQQLPTTRTSPHSSCPQRRLRHTAAAHNADFATQQLPTTQTSPHSSCPQRRLRHTAAAHNADFATQQLPTTQTSPHSSCPQRRLHHTAAAHNADFTTQQLPTTQTSPHSSCPQRRLHHTAAAHNADFTTQQLPTTQTSPHSSCPQRRLHHTAAAHNADFTTQQLPTTRGVSSTYKIH